From Halorussus lipolyticus:
CCTGATTCGTCGCGTGGCGAATCGGCACGACGCGCTCTGCGGACGCCAGTCCACCGTCGGCCAGTTTCGGTTCGGTCTCGATTCGACGGGACCGTCCGGAGTCCTCGCTGTCGCCGGTTTTGGGGCCGGTGCTGTTGACTCGCTCGGCGTGGTCCCGTATCTCCTGCCACGTGTCGTCGGTCGAACAGTCGTCCACCACGTAAACCCGGTCCACGAAGTCCGGCACGGTGTCGATGACCTCGCCGACGAACCCCTGTTCGTTGTACGCCGGTACGACGACGCCGACTGTGTTGCCGTTATACATTGTTCGAGGGTTGGTATCGACGTGGCGGCACAACGTCCGGACACGTCGGTTTACCCGTTGGTTCCGGCGATTCGGCCTTTGTTATACGCTCGCTGTCGAATCGGGCGAGACGAGCGTCCTCGCGCAAGGTCGGCCGTCTCCTCGACAGGCGTCCGCTGTCGGGCGAGTACACGCGCCCAATCGAGGACGCAAGCGGCGTGTACGACGCCGGGAATCACCTGCCGGGGTCGTCTCGCACCGCCTGTCCCGAGGACACGCGGCGGTTGATGCGACGATACGACCAACTTAGCATTTGTTTCCCAATTGTAATTCAGTCTTTGAACGGGCCGAAACCTCGGCCGGACGAGCGACGGATAGCCGAATTTAAGCCGGTCGGTGCGCCAGATTTTCGCATGGATTTCGATTTCGACTTGTTGGCCGAGTTGACCGAGACCAGCGGGGTGCCGGGATACGAGGACCGAGTGCGCGAACTCGTCCGCGAGGAGTTCACGGGGGTCGCCGACTCGGTTCACACCGACGCGATGGGCAACGTCGTGGGGACAGTCGAAGGAACCAGCGACTACGAAGTCGTCGTCGCCGCACACATGGACGAAATCGGCTTCATGATTCGCAACGTCACCGACGAGGGCTTCCTCCAAATCGACACCCTCGGCGGGTGGGACCCGGACGTGCTTCGCGCCCAGCGCGTGACCGTCCACGCCGACGACGAGGACCTCACGGGCGTCATCGGTTCGGTCCCGACCCACGTCAAGGACGACGACGACGAGTTCGCGGTCGAGGACGTGTACATCGACCTCGGACTGCCCGCCGAAGCAGTCGAGGAGCGCGTCGCGGTCGGTGACCTCGTGAGCATGGACCAGACCACCGTCGAGATGGGCGACCAGATTACCGGCAAGGCGTTAGACGACCGGGTGTGTCTGTTCGCCATGCTCGAATCCGCGAAGCGCATCTCGGACCCCGACGTGACCATCCACTTCTGCGCCACGGTGCAGGAAGAACTCGGCGTCCGGGGCGCGCCCGCGCTCGGCGTGGATTTGGACCCGGACCTCGCAGTCGCGCTCGACGTGACTGTCGCCAACGACCTCCCGTCGGTCAAAGACGAGGGCGACTACGTGACCGAACTCGGCGAGGGCGCGGCGATAAAGCTCAAAGACTCCAGCGTGGTCACGACCCCGAAGGTCCACCGCCGGATGCGCTCGGTCGCCGAGGACCGCGGCGTCGAACACCAGATGGAGGTCCTGCCCTCGGGTGCGACCGACACCTCGGGGTTCCAGAACACCCACGGCGCGAAACCGGTGGGCGCGATTTCGATTCCGACCCGGTACCTCCACACCGTCACCGAGACAGTCCACCGAGACGACGTGTCGGCGACCATCGACCTCCTGACCGCCTTCCTCGAAACCGAGACCGGCGACCACGACTACAGCCTTTGAGTCCGTCCGCCGGAAGTTTTACGCCGTGTTCGTCCGAAACCGCGGGCGTGGATAGCGTCGAACTCAGCACCGTCGTCTACGTGCCGCCCGAGGAGGCCTACGACTTCCTCGTCGATTTTCCGGGGTACGCCAACTACTCCGAGCATCTCAAACAGGTCGAGCGTCACGGCGAGGGCGGTCCCGGAACGGAGTACGACATCCACCTGCGCTGGTGGAAACTCAACTACGTCGTCCGGTCGGAAGTGACCGACTTCGAACCCCACGAGCGCATCGGGTGGCGAATCACCAAGGACCTACACGCCCACGGCGAGTGGCGCGTCGAACACGTCCCCGACGAGGCCCCGCCCGACCGCGAGACGGCCTCTCGGATTCGCCTCGTCATCGAGTTCGACGCCGACTCGGTGAGTTCCGACATGCTCGACCTGCCCCGACTGGTCTCGCTCGACTGGGTTATCGGCAAAATCAAACCGCTAGTGCTGAACGAGGGCGAGCGCGTGGTGGCCCGAATCGTGGAGGACCTCGAAGGCCAGCCCCGAGACGTAGATTTGACGCTCCACGAGTCGCCCGACACGGTGTAGTCTGACGGTCCGAAGGCTCTCCGAAGCCAAGCGGGAAACGCGAAAAACCGACGCTGAGCGTTACTCTGCCTGTCCGTAGTCGCCGCCGTACTTCATGAAGAAGTAGGCCAGACCGAGCGTGAACACCAGCGCGGCCGTCGTGGCGATGCCGAGCGTCTTGGCACTGGACGGAATCGCGGGGCCGCCACCGCCGCCACCGCCCGCGTCCGGCGTGACCGTAATGGACCCGACCATCCCGGCCGTCTTGTGGGGCTGGCAGAAGTACTCGAAGGTGCCCTCCGTCTCGAAGGTGTAACTGTACTCGTGGCCCGTGTCGTAGGTCTTGCTCGCGCCGCCCTCGGTCCCCTGCCAGTCCGCGCCGTCGGGTTGGCCATCGGGGACGATGTTGTGGTTGTCTGACTCCCAGACGAAGTTGACCGTCGTGCCCGGCGTGATTTCGAGGTCGGCGGGTTCGAACACCAGACTCCCACCGGGACCGACGATGACCTCTTTGGCACCGCCACCGCCGCCTTCTTGTTCGCTCTCGGCCGCCGCGGTTCCCGCCGCGCCCGCAGTCGCGGCCGCGCCCGTGGCGGTCCGAAGGAATCCGCGCCGCGTGACCGACTCGCTTCCTTCCATGCTCATGCGCGAGGCTAGCGGCGGTGGGTACTGAATACTTTCGATACGCCCTTTCGCTCCGGGCGAGACCACCGCGGCCTCGCGTATCCCACGCGCGCAAAGTACTATAGTATAGTTCGCTGTGACAGCCTCCCTCGGTGTGGTGTCCTCCTCGCGGTGGCGTCGCCCGGCGAACCGCCACGGCCGCAGATTCCCGTGGGAGCGGCTGTCACGCCCGCCAGCGACGGTCCGAGGAGTCGCGTTGCTTCGACGGGTTTAAGTTCCGGATGACCTTCTTTCTGGAACGAGACAGGCCTGTACTGTCTGGTGCCATACCATCGCGGACCGCCGTTTTGGCGACCCCGACGGTGTCGGCAGACAGTAACCTGTTTCACTGACCCGTAGGAGCGTCCTGCGTACTACGGAGGTGAACAATGGCAGATCAGGAGATAGAGCAAGCAGTCTCTCGCGCACTCGAGGATGCACCTGAGCGGAACTTCCGCGAAACGGTGGACCTCGCAGTCAACCTGCGCGACCTAGATTTGAACGAACCGTCGAACCGCGTAGACGAAAGTATCGTCCTCCCGTCCGGTACCGGACAGGAGACGAAGATTGTCGTGTTCGCGGAGGGCGAAACCGCCCTTCGCGCCGAAGACGTTGCCGACGAGGTTTTCGACAGCGACGACCTCGAAGACCTCGGCGACGACGACGACGAGGCCAAAGACCTCGCGGACGAGACCGACTTCTTCATCGCCGAAGCGGCGCTGATGCAAGACATCGGTCGGTACCTCGGTACCATCCTCGGCCCGCGCGGTAAGATGCCCGAACCGCTCCAGCCCGACGACGACGTCGTCGAGACCGTCCAGCGGATGAAGAATACGGTCCAGCTACGGAGTGGCGACCGACGCACTTTCCACACCCGCGTCGGGGCAGAGGACATGGACGCGGAGGAAATCGCCGACAACATCGACGTGATTCTCCGCCGACTCCACTCGAATCTCGAAAAAGGCCCGCTGAACATCGACAACGTCTTCGTGAAGACGACGATGGGACCGGCCGTGGAGGTGGCCTAAGATGTCGGCCGAGCGTAAGACCGAGACCATCCCCCAATGGAAACAGGAGGAGGTCGACGACATCGCCGACCTCATCGAGAGCTACAGCAGTGTCGGCATCGTCAACGTGACGGGCATCCCGTCGCGCCAGCTTCAGACGATGCGGCGCAACCTTCACGGGAGCGCCGAACTCCGCATCAGCCGGAACACGCTACTGGTCCGCGCCCTCGAACAAGTGAACGAGGGCGTCGAGGACCTTACCCAGTACGTCTCCGGCGAAGTCGGACTCATCGGCACGAACGACAACCCCTTCGGGCTGTACAAACAGCTCGAAGCCTCCAAGAGTCCCGCGCCCATCGGCGCGGGCGAAGTCGCGCCCAACGACATCGTCATCCCCGAGGGTGACACGGGCGTCGACCCCGGTCCGTTCGTGGGCGAACTCCAGTCCATCGGTGCGGCGGCCCGCATCATGGAAGGGTCCATCCACGTCACCGAGGACAGCGTTATCGCCGAGGAGGGCGAGGAAGTGTCCGAGGAAGCGGCCAACGTCCTCGCGGAACTCGGCATCGAGCCGAAGGAAGTGGGACTGGACCTGCGCGGCGTCTACTCCGACGGCGTCCTGTTCGAGTCCGAGGAGTTGGAAATCGACGTCGAGGAGTACCGCGCGGACATCGAGTCTGCGGCGGCCCGCGCCCGCAACCTCTCGGTCAACGCGGTCTACCCGACCGCCCAGACCACGCCGACCCTCATCCAGAAGGCCGAGGGCGAGGCCAAGAGCCTCGGTCTGCAGGCCGAAGTCGAGAGTCCGGACGTCGTGCCGGACCTCGTGAGCAAGGCGGACGGACAGGTTCGTGCGCTTGCTGGACAGATCGACGACGAGGACGCCCTCCCCGAGGAGCTTCGTGACGTAGAGGCTCCCGCCGCGGGCGGCTCCTCCGAGGACGAATCGACCGACGAAGAAACCGAATCCGAAGCCGACGAGAGCGAGGCCGACGACGCCGACGACGAGGAAGACGACGACGGCGACGACGGCGGAGACGCTCTCGGCGCGATGTTCGGATAACCAACCACCCCCAAACTACTAACCATGGAATACGTTTACGCTGCACTCATCCTGAACGAATCGGGCGAAGAAATCAACGAAGACAACCTCACCAACGTACTCGACGCCGCCGGCGTCGATGTCGAGGAGTCCCGCGTCAAGGCGCTCGTCGCCGCGCTGGAAGACGTCGACATCGACGAGGCCGTCGAGCAGGCCGCGGCCGTGCCCGCTGGCGGAGCCGCCGCCGGCGGTGCCGCCGCAGAGGGCGGTGCCGACGAGGAGTCCGCCGACGAGGACGAGTCCGCCGACGAGGAAGAGGAAGCGGCCGAAGAAGAGGACGACGGCGACGACGAGGCCGACGGCGAGGGTCTCGGCGAACTCTTCGGTTAAATCCGTCCCACCCCAGAACTGGATTCTTTCTTTCGCGCGCTATCGGGTAGCTGTGCGCTTATCACCGGACAAATATTGAAATATATTTGTTTTACAAATATTGTTGTTCGTTAGAGTTAGTTGTATATTGCTCTCGTCCCAGTGTAACTGTACGCGCGAACAGTACGGCTCGGGACCAAAATTGGGGTTGGGAACGCTTCTGAAGCCCCCGCCCGGTCGCGGTCGCTGTGGCGGATATTCGCGGCTCTCAGCACCGCCCGCCGCGAATAGAGCCCCCACAGCGACTACAGTAAACGCGACCGGGCGGCCCCTTCATCCACCCGTGTTGGTTCGTGTCGGCGAGCGTTTGCCGGTGGAAAGTTCCACGGAGCGCGGGCCTCACGCCTCCCCAACCTCCTCCTTCGCTCCTTTCAGTCGCTCGGTCGTCCACCGGCAGAGACAAGCTCTGCCGAGCCTCGCTTCGCTCTACTCAGCGAGACCTCGCGCGGATTGGCGCGGCATGAACGCCGCGCCAGCGCGCGCCGAGTCTTGGATGCAACAGTAGTCTGGATAGAACGGTAGTCGGGAGCGGTCGGTACGAACGTTTAAGTCCGAAAGCGGGACCAAAGTGCCTCGATGGAAGCAGTCGGCGTCCGACTCGGGATGGGCTTGGGGACCTCAGCCACGGCGCTGGCGTTCGTCCTCGGCGGCATCGCCTTGGGAACGCTCAGCGGCCTCACGCCCGGTCTCCACGTGAACAACCTCGCGCTCCTGCTGGCGTCGGTTGCGCCCGCGGTCCCCGGCCCGGCGCGACTCGTCGGCGCGGCGATGCTGTCCGCCGGGGTGGTCCACTCCTTCCTCGACGCCGTGCCCGCTCTCGCACTCGGGGTGCCCGACGCCGCGATGGCGGCGACCGCTCTGCCGGGCCACCGCCTCGTTGTCGCCGGGCGAGGCCGCGAGGCGGTCCGCCTCTCCGCGCTCGGGAGCGGACTGGCCGTCGCGTTCGCGGTCCCGCTGGCGGTTCCGATTACCCGCGGCATGACCGTGGCCTACCCCGTCGTCCGAAATCATCTCCCTATCGTCCTCGGCGGCGTGGTCGCCTTCCTCCTGCTGACCGAGGGTTCGGCCCGCGCCGTCGGCGGCGGCGCGGCGGCTTTCGCCGGAAGCGCAACCCTCGGCCACGCGACCCTTGACCTCTCGCCGACCGCACCGCTCGCGGCGGGCGGGATGCTCACGCCCCTGTTCGCCGGACTGTTCGGCGCGCCCGTCCTCGTCGAGGCCCTCTCGGGGTCGGGCGTCCCCGAGCAGGACGACCCCGTAATCGCAACCTCCCGCCGAATCGTGGCGGTTACGGCGCTTGCAGGTAGCGTCGCCGGTGCGGTCGTGGGCTACCTGCCGGGCGTCTCGTCGGCCGTCGCCGCGGTCATCGCGCTGGCGCTCGTCCCCGGTTCGACCGAGGCCCGCGGGTTCGTGGTTGCGACCAGCGGGGTCAACACCGCGAACACGATTTTCGCCCTGTTCGCACTCTCGGCGCTCGGCACGCCCCGGACCGGCGTGATGGTCGCGCTTCAGGAGGTCGGTGCCCCGGTGAACTTGCCCTTGCTCCTCGCCAGCGCCGGAATCGCCGGCATCGCTGGCTTCCTGCTGGTCCTCTCGGTCGGCGACCGCTACCTCCGGGCAGTCGGGTCGCTCGACCAGTTCCGGTTGTCGATGGCGGTCCTCTGTCTGCTCGCCGGACTGAGTTTCCTGTTCGCCGGCGGAGTCGGCGTGATTGTCTTCGCCGTCGCGGCGCTGGTGGGACTGGTCCCTGCCCAGTTCGGTGCCCGGCGGGTTCACCTGATGGGCGTTCTGCTCGGTCCGCTGATGCTGGGTCTCTGAGGACGACCCTCGCTCACGCCTCCAGTATTCGCTTCGTCCGGCGGTGGCGGTCCCGAAACATCGGTTCGAAGCCAATCCACCCCAGCGGCCCGAGGAGGCCCCGAACCACGGGCAGTTCGTACTCCACGCGGTCCCGGACCAGCGTCGCCTCGTCGCTGATGGCGTAGAAGGAGTGGGTGTGGTGCCACTCCGGGAAGGGACCGCCCTCCATCACGTCGGCGAAGACCGCTGTACTGTCGCCTTCGTCCCTGCGGGTGATGCGGGTGGTCCACCGCTGGCGCGGCCCGAGACCGAGGGGTTGCATCGACAGTCGGACTCGGGTGCCGGCTTCGAGGAGGGCGTCGTCGCCGCGCAGGTCGCCGTCCGGTCCGCGGACCTCCTCGACCCGGAGGTTCATCCAGTCGGGAGTCAGCGCCTCCAGTCCGCCGATTCGGGAGTGGAAGTCCCAGACCGCCGACAGGGGCGCGCCGATGCGGGCCGCTCGCTGGTAGGTGGGCATGGTCGGTAGTTGTGTCAGCACCGACAAAACTTCCGGGGCATCGGCGAGCGCTCACCACCGGGGACCGGCAAATACTGACTGTCACATCGAGACTTTATATACCGAGCGCACTTCTCCACTGCATATGGTTTCGGAGCGCGCGACCAGAACGACCCCGTTCGCCGCGATGGACGTTCTCGAACGGGCCAACCGCATGGACGACGTTGTACACCTCGAAGTGGGCGAACCGGATTTCGAGACGCCCGAGGCAGTCACCGAGTCGGCAGTCGCGGCGCTCCGCGCGGGCGAGACAGGGTACACCTCCTCGAAGGGCAAACCACAACTCCGGCGCGCAATCGCGGACTACTACGACCGCCGGTACGGCGTGGACGTGGACCCCGAGCGCATCGTCGTGACCTCCGGGTCGTCGCCCGCGCTCCTGCTGGCGTTCTCGGCGCTGGTGGACCCCGGCGACGAGGTGGTGCTGACCGACCCCTACTACGCCTGCTACCCCAACTTCGTCAGACAGGTCGGCGGGAGGGTTTCGACCGTCTCGCTGGCGGCCGACGACGGATTTCGGCCGCGGGCCGATTCCTTCGCGCCCACGGTGGACTCGGAGACGGAGGCCCTCCTGCTCAACTCCCCGGCGAACCCCACCGGCGCGGTGTTCTCGGACTCGACGCTCGAAGAACTGGTCGAACTCGCCGAGGAGGCCGACGCCACGGTGGTCTCCGACGAGGTGTACCACGGCCTGACCTACGATGGCGACGACCACACCGCCTTAGAGTACACCGACGACGCCTTCGTGATAGACGGCTTCTCGAAGCGATTCTCGATGACGGGGTGGCGACTCGGGTGGATGGTCGCACCCGACGAGTACGTCGGCCACGTCAATCGCATCGCCCAGAACACGCTCATCTGCGCGCCCAACTTCGTCCAGTCCGGTGGGGTCGCGGCGTTAGACGAGGTGGGCGACGACTTTCTGGACGACGTGCGCGAGACCTACCGCGAGCGCCGGGACTACCTCGTGAGCGAAGTCGAGGACTGGGGCCTGAGCATGGACTACACGCCGGGCGGCGCGTACTACCTGCTGGTGGACGTGAGCGACCTGCCGGGGGACGCTTTTGACGCCGCGGACTTCTTCCTCGAAGAAGCGGGCGTGGCGATGACGCCCGGCCCGGACTTCGGGACCAACGCCGAGGAGTGTCTGCGGGTCTCCTACGCCAACAGCGCCGAGCGACTGGCCGAGGCCTCCGAGCGAGTCCAGCGGGCCTTGGAGCGCGTCGAGAGTCCGACCGCGGACTAACCCGGCCTCGGCGGGTTTGAGACAACTCCTCGTTTTTCAAACGCAGACGTATAATCTTCAAAGACGCATATATAATTTCCTGCGCGAGTGACGAGACCGTGGCTATCTCCCCACAGACGCAACCGAAAACTGCTCACGAACCCGTATCGGTCCCCGGTCAGACGCCACCAAACGCGCCTACTTCAGCCGTTCTTGGAGGAACGACGGATGGGCCGCCGTCACGCCGTCGATTTCCAGCATCTTCTCGCTGATAACGTCGCCCACGGCGTCGCCGTCCGCCGCCCGGACCTCCGCCATCAGCATGTGGTCGCCCGACGACGAATAGAGAGTCTCCACTTCGTCCAGCGCCTTCAAATCGCGGGTGGCCTCGACGTACTTCTCGCTGGCGACGTCCATCCCGACGAGCGCGATGGACTTGCTAGACAGCTTCTTGGGGTCGATTTCGGCCGAATACCCCACGATGACCCCCTCGTCTTCCAGCTTTTCGATGTATTTCCGAACCGTGGGCTTCGAGACGTTCGCCCGGTCGGCGATTTCGGCGTACGACGCTTGGGCGTCGTCCTCTAGGACCGATAGAATCCGGTCTTCGGTGGATTGGGTACTCATTACCAGTCTATTTCGGATACGAGAAAAAATACCTTGCGAACGGGAAAACAGTTCGTGGCCTGAGAAAAACCCCGTTGGCGGTAGTTCGGATGGCCCCATTCCGGCGGTTCGGTCGGCCCTAATCCGACCTGCGGGCGGACAACGGGACGTTACGCTCGCCGAACGACCGGGAGGAACTGGCCCTTTTTCGGACGACCGGCCGGTATCCGGCGACATGGCACGACGCTCGCGGAGACGGTTCGTACAGGTCTCGCTCGCCGGAATCGCTGTCGGTCTCGCCGGGTGTGGCATGCCCGGCGGAGAGGGTGACGGCGAGGAGGGCGGCGAGGAAGGAGACGAGGAGGGAGAAGAAGGCGGAGAGGAGGGCGGCGAGGACGAAAACAGAGCCGCCCCCGAGTTCGCCGACGAGTAGCGCCCGGCGCTGTCGCTCCGGAATCGAGAAAAGCGAAGAAATCGGCTTCGACGTTACTTGTGGCGGTCGAGCAGGTCGTAGCTACGCTCCCACTCGTAGTCGTCGTCGAAGTACCGCTCTGCGAGTGGCTCCTCGGGCATGTCGCCCGCGTTCCGCTTTTCCTGCTGGTAGGAGGGTCGGTCCTCGTCGTGGTAGAACCGACCGGTGAGGACTTTGCCCTCGTAGAGGGCGTCCTCGGCCTCCTGCATCATCTCCGACGCCTCGCCGCGGTCGGTGATGTCGAAGTCGTAGTCGTCGCTGTCCTGCACGTCGATGTACGGGACGTACTGCTTTGCGTCCTTGTTCCACGTCGGGCACTGGGTCAGGAAGTCCACGTGGGCGAACCCGTCGTGTTCCATCGCCTCGGTCAGGATTTCCTTGGCCTGATTCGGGTTGACCGCCGCGGTCCGGGCGACGTAGGACGCCCCGGAGGTCAGCGCGAGCGACAGGGGTCGAATCGGCTGTTTGGCGCTCCCGTGAGGCTGAGTCTTCGACTTGTGACCCTTCGGACTGGTCGGGGAGGTCTGGCCCTTGGTCAGCCCGAAGATTTCGTTGTCGAAGACGATGTAGGTCATGTCGTGGTTCTCGCGGGCGGTGTGCATGAAGTGGTTCCCGCCGATGCCGTAGCCGTCGCCGTCACCGCCCGCCGCGATGACTTCGAGGTCCGGGTTGGCCATCTTGGCCGCGCGAGCGACCGGGAGCGACCGGCCGTGGATGGAGTGGAACCCGTAGCTCCGGAAGTAACTCGACAGCTTGCCGGAACAGCCGATACCCGTAACCAGCAGGGTCTCCTCGGGGTTACGGCCGACCTCGGGCATGGCCTGCTTCAGCGCCTTCAGGACGCCGAAGTCGCCACAGCCCGGACACCACGTCGCCTGCGGCTCGATTTCCGGAGTGAACTCGTCTCTGTCGATGTCGCGCTCCTCGCCGATTGCGTTGAATGCACTCATGTTTAATCACCCGTTGCGGATTCGATGCGGACGTTGTACTGGCTCAAGTCGGCCTCGCCGCCGAGTCGGCTCTCGAACCCGGAGACGACCTCCTCGGGTTCGAAGGGGTTGCCGTCGTACTTGAGCAGGCTGTACAGCTTCTCGCCGAAGCGACCGAGCTGACCCTGAACGTGACGACGGAACTGGGCCGAGGCGTTCATCTCCACGACCAGCGACTCGTCCACGCTCTCCAAGAAGGCCGTCACGTCGTCCTTCGGGAAGGGCATGATGTCGCTGACGTTCATCGCCTTGACCGAGTGGCCGTCGTCGTTGAGGCGGTCCACGGCCTCCTCGATGACGCCCTTGGTCGAACCGAAGCTGAGGATGCCGTACTCGGCGTCCTCCGGCCCGTAGACCGGCTGATGGTCGGCGTTCTCGGCCAACTCGTCGCGGATGGCGTCGAGCTTGGACATCCGGCGGTTCATCTGCACCACGCGGTTGTTCGGGTCCTCGCTGATGTGACCGACCTCGTTGTGTTCGTTACCCGACGCGAGGAAGTTCCCGCCCTTCTGGCCGGGGATGGACCGGCGACTGACGCCGCCGAAGCCGCTGTCCTCGTCGTCGTACATGTACCGCTTGAAGCGTCCGGCTTCTTGGACCGCTTCTTCGAGTTCGGCCTCGGTCACGACACTTCCGATGTCGGGATTCGGCTCCTCGTCGAAGTGGTCCTCGGGGACGGTCTGGTGGCCGCCCGAGAGCTTCTGGTCGTAGAGGACGATTGCCGGAATCTGGTACTCGTAGGCGATTTCGAAGGCCTTGCGAGTCTGCTCGTAACACTCCGCGGGGTCGCCCGGCGCGAACACCACGCGGTTCGAGTCGCCCTGCGAGGTGTACAGGACGTGTTCGAGGTCACCCTGCTCGGGCTTGGTCGGCATCCCGGTCGAAGGCCCGGCGCGCATCGCTTCCACGAGGACGATGGGCGTCTCGGTAATCTCGGCCAGTCCGAGCGGTTCGGACATCAGCGCGAAGCCACCACCGGACGACCCGGACATCGCCTTCGCACCGGCGTGGCTCGCACCGATGGCGAGCGACGCCGCGGCGATTTCGTCCTCGACCTGCTCGGAGATGCCACCCATCTCGGGCAGGTGTTGGGTCATGATGGTGTACACGTCGGTCCACGGGGTCATCGGGTAGCCCGAGATGAATCGACAGCCCTCGTCCAGCGCACCGTAGGC
This genomic window contains:
- a CDS encoding 2-oxoacid:acceptor oxidoreductase subunit alpha gives rise to the protein MTDDELIWRIAGGSGDGIDSTSQNFAKALMRSGLNVFTHRHYPSRIRGGHTYVEIRAKDEPVKSRGDNYNFLLALGDSFARNPQEEAYYGNEEIKPLSENLDELREGGVIVYDSGLLDASEIEDFDQRVEENDWHVYDLDLRGLAKEHGREVMRNTAGVGATAALLDMDLQYIEDLMEDAMSGDVLEANLQILEEAYESVNDDYEHTHDIRAPTGSTDDEQVLVSGSHGIAYGALDEGCRFISGYPMTPWTDVYTIMTQHLPEMGGISEQVEDEIAAASLAIGASHAGAKAMSGSSGGGFALMSEPLGLAEITETPIVLVEAMRAGPSTGMPTKPEQGDLEHVLYTSQGDSNRVVFAPGDPAECYEQTRKAFEIAYEYQIPAIVLYDQKLSGGHQTVPEDHFDEEPNPDIGSVVTEAELEEAVQEAGRFKRYMYDDEDSGFGGVSRRSIPGQKGGNFLASGNEHNEVGHISEDPNNRVVQMNRRMSKLDAIRDELAENADHQPVYGPEDAEYGILSFGSTKGVIEEAVDRLNDDGHSVKAMNVSDIMPFPKDDVTAFLESVDESLVVEMNASAQFRRHVQGQLGRFGEKLYSLLKYDGNPFEPEEVVSGFESRLGGEADLSQYNVRIESATGD